In Mycolicibacter virginiensis, the DNA window GTCCGGCGTACGCCGCTTTTGGCCGGATAGTCGAAGTCCACGCAGCCGCTGCGCATCGTGACGTGGTCACGCAGCAAGGTGGCCAGCCCGAAGCTGCCGTTTTCCTGGGCGTACTCCTCGCCGCCGGCCCGGAAATAGCCCCGATCGATGAGCTGCTGGGCGACGGCGAGCACCCGATCGCGTTTCAGGCCGCGACCGCGCAGATCGGCGAGCAACTCGACGCGCCAGTCCGGCAGCAACTTGGCCAGGGTCAGGACCCGGTCGTACTTCTCCTCGGAACGTTCGGCCTCCCACTGCGGGTGATACAGGTATTGACGACGCCCGGCAGCGTCTTCTCCGACGGCCTGGATGTGCCCGTTGGGATAGGGGCAGATCCACACCTTTCGCCACGCCGGTGGGATGGCCAGCGTCTTGATCCGGGCGAGGACCTGCGGGTCGTCGACCGGATGGCTCCCGTCGCGGTAGGAAAAGCCGCGGCCCCGACCGATTCGGCGAAGCCCCGGGCCCGCGGTGTTGCTTCTGCGCAGTCTCACGGCACCGAATTACCCGCATCGGGACCGCCCGACACGCAGTGCCGACCGTGGTTAGGCGCCCGGGCACAACTCCTGGCGTGCCGCCTCGGCGATCAAGCCGAACTGCGGCCACGCCGGGTAATGCGGCAGTTGCATTTCGACGGTTCGCCCTACCCGCAGGTTCTCGCAGATCATGTGCCCGAGGGCTCGCACGCTGGACTCCGAGATCGGCTCGTCGTTCCCGTAGCGCGCGGTGTAGCCGTGGGTGTTGAGGTATTTCATGAAGCTGGCTTCGTCGGCGTGCGCCGGCGCTGCCGCGACCAACGCTCCCATCGCCACACCGGTGATCGCCAACGGCGCGGTGAACCGGGCTGCCCAACTCATAGCTGCAATGCTACGGGCGGTGGTGCCGGCATGGTTTGGCCGGTGCCGGCCAGACCCGGCAAGTCGGCCCGAGCGGCTTCGGATTGCTGCTAGCGTCAGCGGCGAGGAGAAAGGCGCTGGACGTGAAATCAACCGCACTCGCGGCGGCCCTGGCCGCAGGTCTGCTGGCCGGG includes these proteins:
- a CDS encoding DNA topoisomerase IB, which translates into the protein MRLRRSNTAGPGLRRIGRGRGFSYRDGSHPVDDPQVLARIKTLAIPPAWRKVWICPYPNGHIQAVGEDAAGRRQYLYHPQWEAERSEEKYDRVLTLAKLLPDWRVELLADLRGRGLKRDRVLAVAQQLIDRGYFRAGGEEYAQENGSFGLATLLRDHVTMRSGCVDFDYPAKSGVRRTVSVDDPLVVRAVRALLRAPTDLPRLLVYRTSDGWCEVRADDLNQRFRELTDEQFSVKDLRTWHGTVLAAESFAAAREPTSKTVRRREVAAVMRYVAEELGNTPAVARSSYVDPRVVEAYEQGITIRSALDRARGRRKEAARRLAAEAATARMIRRIDRAGR
- a CDS encoding DUF732 domain-containing protein encodes the protein MSWAARFTAPLAITGVAMGALVAAAPAHADEASFMKYLNTHGYTARYGNDEPISESSVRALGHMICENLRVGRTVEMQLPHYPAWPQFGLIAEAARQELCPGA